From the Hylaeus volcanicus isolate JK05 chromosome 4, UHH_iyHylVolc1.0_haploid, whole genome shotgun sequence genome, one window contains:
- the LOC128875651 gene encoding zinc finger protein 723-like isoform X2 codes for MVKGNTSMALESNGNNVVWLNTTRPDQIQQSQPIEQPVKCSMFTQTEQTNSFTQTEQSNSSYGDQRQQQAAMFDPQQIQQQQAAQGQQTQQQQQSQQMYVTTDKKEDKSQQQSATAEFPFYYNVNMLQKVQTNAVSTIGAITTDDKGCYRFDVQPVGYNTLLNQMSIAAATNATFKCDICGLVFGHMSLLNHHKRIHNTTPSNLQQQPQQVVVQTPTTVTVATTPERPYTCDICGACFALPGELKSHKTNMHQKPKVQLCEDCGSEDPCEHHPTKIKKTIKPGHHPVKRRGVTSVTKCHKCNGTGIIFIGGKQNSQNQAEKPFHCNVCDGTFSRYSSLWSHKRLHSGDKPFKCDICGLAFAKAAYLKNHGRVHTGEKPFKCSVCGMQFSQSPHLKNHERIHSGERPYQCEVCEKTFARHSTLWNHRRIHTGEKPYKCSICGSAFNQATHLKNHAKVHTGEKPHRCDICEIGFSDRFALKRHRAIHEKYGQTARNQNTNNASNAQQPNASNQQQQQQQQPQQAQQGQQVVVVNATTPVTVSQGQGQAVEEEGSDRYVLRSDSLSFD; via the exons AT GGTCAAAGGCAACACATCAATGGCCCTAGAATCAAATGGCAACAACGTGGTGTGGTTGAACACAACCCGTCCTGATCAAATACAACAG AGCCAACCAATCGAGCAGCCAGTGAAGTGTTCCATGTTCACTCAAACAGAGCAAACCAATAGTTTTACTCAGACAGAGCAGAGTAATTCGAGTTACGGCGATCAGAGACAG CAACAAGCAGCAATGTTTGACCCACAGCAAATACAGCAGCAACAAGCTGCACAGGGTCAGCAGacgcagcagcagcagcagtcTCAGCAGATGTATGTCACGACGGACAAGAAGGAGGACAAATCTCAGCAGCAATCGGCTACTGCGGAATTTCCTTTCTATTACAATGTCAACATGCTGCAAAAGGTTCAAACGAACGCTGTGAGCACAATCGGTGCGATTACCACCGACGACAAGGGTTGTTACCGTTTCGACGTGCAACCTGTTGGTTACAACACATTACTGAACCAAATGAGCATTGCGGCTGCTACCAACGCGACCTTCAAGTGCGATATTTGTGGTTTGGTCTTTGGACACATGAGCTTACTGAATCATCACAAACGGATTCACAACACGACGCCTAGCAATCTTCAGCAACAACCACAGCAAGTTGTTGTACAAACACCGACAACGGTTACCGTCGCAACAACACCAGAGAGACCGTATACCTGTGATATATGCGGAGCATGCTTTGCGCTACCAGGAGAATTGAAGAGCCATAAAACAAACATGCACCAGAAACCGAAGGTGCAGCTTTGCGAAGATTGTGGTAGCGAGGACCCTTGTGAACATCATcctactaaaattaaaaaga CTATCAAACCTGGTCATCATCCTGTAAAACGAAGGGGTGTAACCAGTGTTACCAAGTGTCACAAGTGTAATGGTAcaggaataatttttatcg GTGGCAAACAGAACAGTCAAAACCAGGCAGAGAAACCGTTCCATTGTAACGTGTGCGATGGAACATTTTCCCGATATTCGTCGCTTTGGTCCCACAAGAGACTCCATTCTGGGGACAAACCTTTCAAGTGTGATATTTGCGGCTTAGCTTTCGCAAAAg CTGCTTATCTGAAAAACCATGGACGAGTGCATACTGGTGAGAAACCATTCAAATGCAGTGTTTGTGGTATGCAGTTCTCTCAAAGTCCTCACTTAAAGAACCACGAAAGAATTCATTCTGGTGAACGCCCCTATCAGTGTGAAGTGTGTGAAAAAACATTTGCCAGACATTCGACCCTTTGGAATCACAGAAGAATCCATACCGGTGAAAAACCTTACAAATGTAGTATATGTGGTTCGGCCTTTAATCAAGCTACACATCTGAAAAATCACGCGAAAGTCCATACTGGTGAAAAGCCGCACAG atgtGATATATGTGAGATCGGATTTTCCGATCGTTTCGCATTGAAGCGTCATCGTGCAATTCACGAAAAGTACGGCCAAACAGCCAGGAATCAGAACACGAACAATGCAAGCAACGCACAGCAACCGAACGCGAGCAatcagcagcagcaacagcagcagcagcccCAGCAAGCGCAGCAAGGTCAACAGGTTGTCGTTGTGAACGCCACGACTCCCGTTACCGTCAGCCAAGGTCAAGGACAAGCG GTCGAAGAGGAGGGCTCTGACCGTTACGTTTTACGAAGCGACTCACTTTCGTTCGATTAG
- the LOC128875651 gene encoding zinc finger protein 723-like isoform X3, with the protein MVKGNTSMALESNGNNVVWLNTTRPDQIQQSQPIEQPVKCSMFTQTEQTNSFTQTEQSNSSYGDQRQQQAAMFDPQQIQQQQAAQGQQTQQQQQSQQMYVTTDKKEDKSQQQSATAEFPFYYNVNMLQKVQTNAVSTIGAITTDDKGCYRFDVQPVGYNTLLNQMSIAAATNATFKCDICGLVFGHMSLLNHHKRIHNTTPSNLQQQPQQVVVQTPTTVTVATTPERPYTCDICGACFALPGELKSHKTNMHQKPKVQLCEDCGSEDPCEHHPTKIKKTIKPGHHPVKRRGVTSVTKCHKCNGTGIIFIGGKQNSQNQAEKPFHCNVCDGTFSRYSSLWSHKRLHSGDKPFKCDICGLAFAKAAYLKNHGRVHTGEKPFKCSVCGMQFSQSPHLKNHERIHSGERPYQCEVCEKTFARHSTLWNHRRIHTGEKPYKCSICGSAFNQATHLKNHAKVHTGEKPHRCDICEIGFSDRFALKRHRAIHEKYGQTARNQNTNNASNAQQPNASNQQQQQQQQPQQAQQGQQVVVVNATTPVTVSQGQGQAVMLEEVYKCQVTFPEPK; encoded by the exons AT GGTCAAAGGCAACACATCAATGGCCCTAGAATCAAATGGCAACAACGTGGTGTGGTTGAACACAACCCGTCCTGATCAAATACAACAG AGCCAACCAATCGAGCAGCCAGTGAAGTGTTCCATGTTCACTCAAACAGAGCAAACCAATAGTTTTACTCAGACAGAGCAGAGTAATTCGAGTTACGGCGATCAGAGACAG CAACAAGCAGCAATGTTTGACCCACAGCAAATACAGCAGCAACAAGCTGCACAGGGTCAGCAGacgcagcagcagcagcagtcTCAGCAGATGTATGTCACGACGGACAAGAAGGAGGACAAATCTCAGCAGCAATCGGCTACTGCGGAATTTCCTTTCTATTACAATGTCAACATGCTGCAAAAGGTTCAAACGAACGCTGTGAGCACAATCGGTGCGATTACCACCGACGACAAGGGTTGTTACCGTTTCGACGTGCAACCTGTTGGTTACAACACATTACTGAACCAAATGAGCATTGCGGCTGCTACCAACGCGACCTTCAAGTGCGATATTTGTGGTTTGGTCTTTGGACACATGAGCTTACTGAATCATCACAAACGGATTCACAACACGACGCCTAGCAATCTTCAGCAACAACCACAGCAAGTTGTTGTACAAACACCGACAACGGTTACCGTCGCAACAACACCAGAGAGACCGTATACCTGTGATATATGCGGAGCATGCTTTGCGCTACCAGGAGAATTGAAGAGCCATAAAACAAACATGCACCAGAAACCGAAGGTGCAGCTTTGCGAAGATTGTGGTAGCGAGGACCCTTGTGAACATCATcctactaaaattaaaaaga CTATCAAACCTGGTCATCATCCTGTAAAACGAAGGGGTGTAACCAGTGTTACCAAGTGTCACAAGTGTAATGGTAcaggaataatttttatcg GTGGCAAACAGAACAGTCAAAACCAGGCAGAGAAACCGTTCCATTGTAACGTGTGCGATGGAACATTTTCCCGATATTCGTCGCTTTGGTCCCACAAGAGACTCCATTCTGGGGACAAACCTTTCAAGTGTGATATTTGCGGCTTAGCTTTCGCAAAAg CTGCTTATCTGAAAAACCATGGACGAGTGCATACTGGTGAGAAACCATTCAAATGCAGTGTTTGTGGTATGCAGTTCTCTCAAAGTCCTCACTTAAAGAACCACGAAAGAATTCATTCTGGTGAACGCCCCTATCAGTGTGAAGTGTGTGAAAAAACATTTGCCAGACATTCGACCCTTTGGAATCACAGAAGAATCCATACCGGTGAAAAACCTTACAAATGTAGTATATGTGGTTCGGCCTTTAATCAAGCTACACATCTGAAAAATCACGCGAAAGTCCATACTGGTGAAAAGCCGCACAG atgtGATATATGTGAGATCGGATTTTCCGATCGTTTCGCATTGAAGCGTCATCGTGCAATTCACGAAAAGTACGGCCAAACAGCCAGGAATCAGAACACGAACAATGCAAGCAACGCACAGCAACCGAACGCGAGCAatcagcagcagcaacagcagcagcagcccCAGCAAGCGCAGCAAGGTCAACAGGTTGTCGTTGTGAACGCCACGACTCCCGTTACCGTCAGCCAAGGTCAAGGACAAGCGGTAATGCTCGAAGAAGTCTACAAGTGTCAGGTGACCTTCCCAGAGCCTAAATGA
- the LOC128875651 gene encoding zinc finger protein 723-like isoform X1 → MVKGNTSMALESNGNNVVWLNTTRPDQIQQSQPIEQPVKCSMFTQTEQTNSFTQTEQSNSSYGDQRQQQAAMFDPQQIQQQQAAQGQQTQQQQQSQQMYVTTDKKEDKSQQQSATAEFPFYYNVNMLQKVQTNAVSTIGAITTDDKGCYRFDVQPVGYNTLLNQMSIAAATNATFKCDICGLVFGHMSLLNHHKRIHNTTPSNLQQQPQQVVVQTPTTVTVATTPERPYTCDICGACFALPGELKSHKTNMHQKPKVQLCEDCGSEDPCEHHPTKIKKTIKPGHHPVKRRGVTSVTKCHKCNGTGIIFIGGKQNSQNQAEKPFHCNVCDGTFSRYSSLWSHKRLHSGDKPFKCDICGLAFAKAAYLKNHGRVHTGEKPFKCSVCGMQFSQSPHLKNHERIHSGERPYQCEVCEKTFARHSTLWNHRRIHTGEKPYKCSICGSAFNQATHLKNHAKVHTGEKPHRCDICEIGFSDRFALKRHRAIHEKYGQTARNQNTNNASNAQQPNASNQQQQQQQQPQQAQQGQQVVVVNATTPVTVSQGQGQAVMLEEVYKCQVEEEGSDRYVLRSDSLSFD, encoded by the exons AT GGTCAAAGGCAACACATCAATGGCCCTAGAATCAAATGGCAACAACGTGGTGTGGTTGAACACAACCCGTCCTGATCAAATACAACAG AGCCAACCAATCGAGCAGCCAGTGAAGTGTTCCATGTTCACTCAAACAGAGCAAACCAATAGTTTTACTCAGACAGAGCAGAGTAATTCGAGTTACGGCGATCAGAGACAG CAACAAGCAGCAATGTTTGACCCACAGCAAATACAGCAGCAACAAGCTGCACAGGGTCAGCAGacgcagcagcagcagcagtcTCAGCAGATGTATGTCACGACGGACAAGAAGGAGGACAAATCTCAGCAGCAATCGGCTACTGCGGAATTTCCTTTCTATTACAATGTCAACATGCTGCAAAAGGTTCAAACGAACGCTGTGAGCACAATCGGTGCGATTACCACCGACGACAAGGGTTGTTACCGTTTCGACGTGCAACCTGTTGGTTACAACACATTACTGAACCAAATGAGCATTGCGGCTGCTACCAACGCGACCTTCAAGTGCGATATTTGTGGTTTGGTCTTTGGACACATGAGCTTACTGAATCATCACAAACGGATTCACAACACGACGCCTAGCAATCTTCAGCAACAACCACAGCAAGTTGTTGTACAAACACCGACAACGGTTACCGTCGCAACAACACCAGAGAGACCGTATACCTGTGATATATGCGGAGCATGCTTTGCGCTACCAGGAGAATTGAAGAGCCATAAAACAAACATGCACCAGAAACCGAAGGTGCAGCTTTGCGAAGATTGTGGTAGCGAGGACCCTTGTGAACATCATcctactaaaattaaaaaga CTATCAAACCTGGTCATCATCCTGTAAAACGAAGGGGTGTAACCAGTGTTACCAAGTGTCACAAGTGTAATGGTAcaggaataatttttatcg GTGGCAAACAGAACAGTCAAAACCAGGCAGAGAAACCGTTCCATTGTAACGTGTGCGATGGAACATTTTCCCGATATTCGTCGCTTTGGTCCCACAAGAGACTCCATTCTGGGGACAAACCTTTCAAGTGTGATATTTGCGGCTTAGCTTTCGCAAAAg CTGCTTATCTGAAAAACCATGGACGAGTGCATACTGGTGAGAAACCATTCAAATGCAGTGTTTGTGGTATGCAGTTCTCTCAAAGTCCTCACTTAAAGAACCACGAAAGAATTCATTCTGGTGAACGCCCCTATCAGTGTGAAGTGTGTGAAAAAACATTTGCCAGACATTCGACCCTTTGGAATCACAGAAGAATCCATACCGGTGAAAAACCTTACAAATGTAGTATATGTGGTTCGGCCTTTAATCAAGCTACACATCTGAAAAATCACGCGAAAGTCCATACTGGTGAAAAGCCGCACAG atgtGATATATGTGAGATCGGATTTTCCGATCGTTTCGCATTGAAGCGTCATCGTGCAATTCACGAAAAGTACGGCCAAACAGCCAGGAATCAGAACACGAACAATGCAAGCAACGCACAGCAACCGAACGCGAGCAatcagcagcagcaacagcagcagcagcccCAGCAAGCGCAGCAAGGTCAACAGGTTGTCGTTGTGAACGCCACGACTCCCGTTACCGTCAGCCAAGGTCAAGGACAAGCGGTAATGCTCGAAGAAGTCTACAAGTGTCAG GTCGAAGAGGAGGGCTCTGACCGTTACGTTTTACGAAGCGACTCACTTTCGTTCGATTAG
- the LOC128875651 gene encoding zinc finger protein 723-like isoform X4, whose amino-acid sequence MVKGNTSMALESNGNNVVWLNTTRPDQIQQSQPIEQPVKCSMFTQTEQTNSFTQTEQSNSSYGDQRQQQAAMFDPQQIQQQQAAQGQQTQQQQQSQQMYVTTDKKEDKSQQQSATAEFPFYYNVNMLQKVQTNAVSTIGAITTDDKGCYRFDVQPVGYNTLLNQMSIAAATNATFKCDICGLVFGHMSLLNHHKRIHNTTPSNLQQQPQQVVVQTPTTVTVATTPERPYTCDICGACFALPGELKSHKTNMHQKPKVQLCEDCGSEDPCEHHPTKIKKTIKPGHHPVKRRGVTSVTKCHKCNGTGIIFIGGKQNSQNQAEKPFHCNVCDGTFSRYSSLWSHKRLHSGDKPFKCDICGLAFAKAAYLKNHGRVHTGEKPFKCSVCGMQFSQSPHLKNHERIHSGERPYQCEVCEKTFARHSTLWNHRRIHTGEKPYKCSICGSAFNQATHLKNHAKVHTGEKPHRCDICEIGFSDRFALKRHRAIHEKYGQTARNQNTNNASNAQQPNASNQQQQQQQQPQQAQQGQQVVVVNATTPVTVSQGQGQAVMLEEVYKCQF is encoded by the exons AT GGTCAAAGGCAACACATCAATGGCCCTAGAATCAAATGGCAACAACGTGGTGTGGTTGAACACAACCCGTCCTGATCAAATACAACAG AGCCAACCAATCGAGCAGCCAGTGAAGTGTTCCATGTTCACTCAAACAGAGCAAACCAATAGTTTTACTCAGACAGAGCAGAGTAATTCGAGTTACGGCGATCAGAGACAG CAACAAGCAGCAATGTTTGACCCACAGCAAATACAGCAGCAACAAGCTGCACAGGGTCAGCAGacgcagcagcagcagcagtcTCAGCAGATGTATGTCACGACGGACAAGAAGGAGGACAAATCTCAGCAGCAATCGGCTACTGCGGAATTTCCTTTCTATTACAATGTCAACATGCTGCAAAAGGTTCAAACGAACGCTGTGAGCACAATCGGTGCGATTACCACCGACGACAAGGGTTGTTACCGTTTCGACGTGCAACCTGTTGGTTACAACACATTACTGAACCAAATGAGCATTGCGGCTGCTACCAACGCGACCTTCAAGTGCGATATTTGTGGTTTGGTCTTTGGACACATGAGCTTACTGAATCATCACAAACGGATTCACAACACGACGCCTAGCAATCTTCAGCAACAACCACAGCAAGTTGTTGTACAAACACCGACAACGGTTACCGTCGCAACAACACCAGAGAGACCGTATACCTGTGATATATGCGGAGCATGCTTTGCGCTACCAGGAGAATTGAAGAGCCATAAAACAAACATGCACCAGAAACCGAAGGTGCAGCTTTGCGAAGATTGTGGTAGCGAGGACCCTTGTGAACATCATcctactaaaattaaaaaga CTATCAAACCTGGTCATCATCCTGTAAAACGAAGGGGTGTAACCAGTGTTACCAAGTGTCACAAGTGTAATGGTAcaggaataatttttatcg GTGGCAAACAGAACAGTCAAAACCAGGCAGAGAAACCGTTCCATTGTAACGTGTGCGATGGAACATTTTCCCGATATTCGTCGCTTTGGTCCCACAAGAGACTCCATTCTGGGGACAAACCTTTCAAGTGTGATATTTGCGGCTTAGCTTTCGCAAAAg CTGCTTATCTGAAAAACCATGGACGAGTGCATACTGGTGAGAAACCATTCAAATGCAGTGTTTGTGGTATGCAGTTCTCTCAAAGTCCTCACTTAAAGAACCACGAAAGAATTCATTCTGGTGAACGCCCCTATCAGTGTGAAGTGTGTGAAAAAACATTTGCCAGACATTCGACCCTTTGGAATCACAGAAGAATCCATACCGGTGAAAAACCTTACAAATGTAGTATATGTGGTTCGGCCTTTAATCAAGCTACACATCTGAAAAATCACGCGAAAGTCCATACTGGTGAAAAGCCGCACAG atgtGATATATGTGAGATCGGATTTTCCGATCGTTTCGCATTGAAGCGTCATCGTGCAATTCACGAAAAGTACGGCCAAACAGCCAGGAATCAGAACACGAACAATGCAAGCAACGCACAGCAACCGAACGCGAGCAatcagcagcagcaacagcagcagcagcccCAGCAAGCGCAGCAAGGTCAACAGGTTGTCGTTGTGAACGCCACGACTCCCGTTACCGTCAGCCAAGGTCAAGGACAAGCGGTAATGCTCGAAGAAGTCTACAAGTGTCAG
- the LOC128875651 gene encoding zinc finger protein 723-like isoform X5, whose amino-acid sequence MFTQTEQTNSFTQTEQSNSSYGDQRQQQAAMFDPQQIQQQQAAQGQQTQQQQQSQQMYVTTDKKEDKSQQQSATAEFPFYYNVNMLQKVQTNAVSTIGAITTDDKGCYRFDVQPVGYNTLLNQMSIAAATNATFKCDICGLVFGHMSLLNHHKRIHNTTPSNLQQQPQQVVVQTPTTVTVATTPERPYTCDICGACFALPGELKSHKTNMHQKPKVQLCEDCGSEDPCEHHPTKIKKTIKPGHHPVKRRGVTSVTKCHKCNGTGIIFIGGKQNSQNQAEKPFHCNVCDGTFSRYSSLWSHKRLHSGDKPFKCDICGLAFAKAAYLKNHGRVHTGEKPFKCSVCGMQFSQSPHLKNHERIHSGERPYQCEVCEKTFARHSTLWNHRRIHTGEKPYKCSICGSAFNQATHLKNHAKVHTGEKPHRCDICEIGFSDRFALKRHRAIHEKYGQTARNQNTNNASNAQQPNASNQQQQQQQQPQQAQQGQQVVVVNATTPVTVSQGQGQAVMLEEVYKCQVEEEGSDRYVLRSDSLSFD is encoded by the exons ATGTTCACTCAAACAGAGCAAACCAATAGTTTTACTCAGACAGAGCAGAGTAATTCGAGTTACGGCGATCAGAGACAG CAACAAGCAGCAATGTTTGACCCACAGCAAATACAGCAGCAACAAGCTGCACAGGGTCAGCAGacgcagcagcagcagcagtcTCAGCAGATGTATGTCACGACGGACAAGAAGGAGGACAAATCTCAGCAGCAATCGGCTACTGCGGAATTTCCTTTCTATTACAATGTCAACATGCTGCAAAAGGTTCAAACGAACGCTGTGAGCACAATCGGTGCGATTACCACCGACGACAAGGGTTGTTACCGTTTCGACGTGCAACCTGTTGGTTACAACACATTACTGAACCAAATGAGCATTGCGGCTGCTACCAACGCGACCTTCAAGTGCGATATTTGTGGTTTGGTCTTTGGACACATGAGCTTACTGAATCATCACAAACGGATTCACAACACGACGCCTAGCAATCTTCAGCAACAACCACAGCAAGTTGTTGTACAAACACCGACAACGGTTACCGTCGCAACAACACCAGAGAGACCGTATACCTGTGATATATGCGGAGCATGCTTTGCGCTACCAGGAGAATTGAAGAGCCATAAAACAAACATGCACCAGAAACCGAAGGTGCAGCTTTGCGAAGATTGTGGTAGCGAGGACCCTTGTGAACATCATcctactaaaattaaaaaga CTATCAAACCTGGTCATCATCCTGTAAAACGAAGGGGTGTAACCAGTGTTACCAAGTGTCACAAGTGTAATGGTAcaggaataatttttatcg GTGGCAAACAGAACAGTCAAAACCAGGCAGAGAAACCGTTCCATTGTAACGTGTGCGATGGAACATTTTCCCGATATTCGTCGCTTTGGTCCCACAAGAGACTCCATTCTGGGGACAAACCTTTCAAGTGTGATATTTGCGGCTTAGCTTTCGCAAAAg CTGCTTATCTGAAAAACCATGGACGAGTGCATACTGGTGAGAAACCATTCAAATGCAGTGTTTGTGGTATGCAGTTCTCTCAAAGTCCTCACTTAAAGAACCACGAAAGAATTCATTCTGGTGAACGCCCCTATCAGTGTGAAGTGTGTGAAAAAACATTTGCCAGACATTCGACCCTTTGGAATCACAGAAGAATCCATACCGGTGAAAAACCTTACAAATGTAGTATATGTGGTTCGGCCTTTAATCAAGCTACACATCTGAAAAATCACGCGAAAGTCCATACTGGTGAAAAGCCGCACAG atgtGATATATGTGAGATCGGATTTTCCGATCGTTTCGCATTGAAGCGTCATCGTGCAATTCACGAAAAGTACGGCCAAACAGCCAGGAATCAGAACACGAACAATGCAAGCAACGCACAGCAACCGAACGCGAGCAatcagcagcagcaacagcagcagcagcccCAGCAAGCGCAGCAAGGTCAACAGGTTGTCGTTGTGAACGCCACGACTCCCGTTACCGTCAGCCAAGGTCAAGGACAAGCGGTAATGCTCGAAGAAGTCTACAAGTGTCAG GTCGAAGAGGAGGGCTCTGACCGTTACGTTTTACGAAGCGACTCACTTTCGTTCGATTAG